The following DNA comes from Flavisolibacter ginsenosidimutans.
ACCCAAATACACCGTATCTATTCTTGATTCTAAATTCTCTGAATGACTCAAGCACTTTAGGATAGCTACTGGTTAATTGACGCTTACAAAACAATAACGTCATGTATGTTTCCACCTCATGATCTGATAGACGAGGCAGATTATATGGAATTTGTATAAGTTTTTCAAGGTAATCGGTAATGATCCGTTGGTTCTTGTCATTGGCATCTGATGTAGCTCCGATTCTTTCTGTTCTATAGCGCTGTTCAATTGCGTGTCTTACAATCCGAGGATCAGCTCCAATAATAAATGCTGTCTTTTCAACATTTAGAAAGAGTTTTATTGCCTCAAGGTTTTCTATGATTCTTTCGTGCGTACATCTGTCTAGGTCATCGATTATTACTACTAGCTTTTTGATCTTTGATTGATCAATCATTTTTTTGAAATCATCTCTAAACTCTCTTATCAAAGTAGTCTCATCAACTTCACCCTTTTTGTCTTTAAGCAAACTATGTAAGAAATTTTCTCCATCATCACCCTGTAATTTATCGACCAGTTCCTTTGGACTTATTTTCTGAAGCTCACCAGATAGATATGGAATTAAAGAGAGGCCGCCAGTAAAATATGCCGATGCAGCAGGTATTGCAATCTTTTTAAAGCCAAGTCCTAAGACCCTCATCCAATTAACGGACTTGAGCAACTTTGTAGTCTGCTCTTTAATTTGCGTACTTATCTTTTTGTTTTCCTCAAACTTTTTGATAATTGTTTCTAGCAGGGCAGCCTTTGCATCATCATAACCCTCGAACATCCATCCATTGAAGTATATAACTAATGTACCCTCATTCAATTCGTCTCCATCCCCTTTTAATTGTTCATAAATGATTTTAAGAATGCTAGATTTGCCACTTCCCCAGTCACCAAAAACACCAACACTTACGGGCAAGAGACCTTCATCCTTTATAACTTCTATGATCAACTCTGCATGTACTTTAAATCCTAACAGATCTTCTGATGTTTCATTATCTGCCCACATAAAAATGGTTTTTTATCGTTGATTTACATAATGCCAAATTGTGTACAAGTTATAAACCCGTCAACGCAAAGACAACGTGCTATGCTTAATAGCATAGTAAGCAGCCTTAAACTCGGTGTGTAGTTTATGGCAGTCTTCTCCACTTTTGAAATGGTGTTTGAAACAGGATATTGTAAACCTTCCGAATCGTGTATAAAATTGGAACTTATAGATACACAATTGAAGCGATATTAATTATTCCTCCTATCGCTGCAAGGCAAATAAATAGCCCTATTGTGCAAGCTAGTTGCATAATCAATTAGGTTTGCATATAAATCACCTCACAATTCTTGCAACTCCTCCTCTCAGGATAATACTCTGCCGGATCATACTTACCATCCCGTGGTTCAAAAATGTCCAGTCCTCTTCCTAGTTGAATTCGCCAGCCATTGTTAGCTAAAATATTGCGATCGTGAAGGTTCTGATACTCGTAAGTAAGCTTAACGCCCAAATCAGCAACGGCAGGTATCAATTCTTGAAAAGATAATTCACTATCCGGCATGCGGTCATTCACATTCCATGTAATCACATGAAGCTTTACTTCATCTTCCGGCGCTTTATTCTGTGCTAACATCACGCAGAATTCCAAAAGGTTTTTGAATTGGTATGGCAGCCTGATATATGGGTCAGTTAAGGTAATTTCCGTTGCACCTTTCAGGTAGTCAGCAAACAAGCGTTTATAGGATATTCCGGTCTGGTTGTCTCTTATTGAAATGTGCTTGGGTTGGAGAGCGATAGCTGGTTCTACTTCATGGCCGTTCGTTGCGGTTGATTGTTCCGCCGGCGCCGTTGCGTCAAGAACCTCTTCACCAAACAGGTTTATTTTTTCGAGTGTTTCAACGCCAAACTCTTTATCTGTAGTTGAAATTTTGTATTTGAATTCAGCGGGATGATCTTTAAACGTTTCATCAATAATATAGAGTTGGTCCTTTACTCGCTTTCTGCCTTCAATCGCAAAATCCAAAATCTCTTTGGCTTCTTCAATTGTCAGTTCCTGGTGTGGATAAAGCAACTTAACAAATCCTGAGAAGGTCTTGCGAATTGCCATTTTATCACGGGCCGTTAAAGAGCCGTCTAATTCAAAATATTGATCCAGCTTTCCTGTATAATCGTACTTACGTAACGACCTCAAAATCTCGGCTAAGTAGTCAACAATAAAACCATA
Coding sequences within:
- a CDS encoding KAP family P-loop NTPase fold protein; its protein translation is MWADNETSEDLLGFKVHAELIIEVIKDEGLLPVSVGVFGDWGSGKSSILKIIYEQLKGDGDELNEGTLVIYFNGWMFEGYDDAKAALLETIIKKFEENKKISTQIKEQTTKLLKSVNWMRVLGLGFKKIAIPAASAYFTGGLSLIPYLSGELQKISPKELVDKLQGDDGENFLHSLLKDKKGEVDETTLIREFRDDFKKMIDQSKIKKLVVIIDDLDRCTHERIIENLEAIKLFLNVEKTAFIIGADPRIVRHAIEQRYRTERIGATSDANDKNQRIITDYLEKLIQIPYNLPRLSDHEVETYMTLLFCKRQLTSSYPKVLESFREFRIKNRYGVFGFADIETHLSEQEKEALRSSITLIASLSSIIAEGLKGNPRQIKRFLNTFTLRHKLASIATIQDFKIDVLAKLMVLEYTYEDLFKELYTWQSVKEGEPDEIKELEEAAEKSQMASLDIKYSSQWKDEQVVRWLKAEPKLSGIDLRDYFWIARDKLFSSLSGSTLIPAHIKSLFKSLLNFGSASLLKDKITNEVLIENGANLSLLLSLFEKELIKTPNNSDLHKIFLQMMSQRVPNSLSTYKKVLKRIDHDAIPFSLRADFVFAIKENPELEDLKTQMDPKSQIYKALNQKK